In Pedobacter africanus, a single window of DNA contains:
- the ppsA gene encoding phosphoenolpyruvate synthase has translation MKSRSVYIVDFENTGKTAVDLIGGKGANLAELYHIKTLHVPEGFCITTEAYKSVTENNPALDDLLARLGQLKATQGKEIRETSEQIRWMIETAPIPGQIETEITRQIERFGKEQAFAVRSSATAEDLPAASFAGQQDTYLNVIGNHAILASISKCWASFFTDRAVSYRIQNGFDHRQASLSVIVQKMVFAEVAGVLFTAHPVNGNRKVSSIDASFGLGEALVSGLVTADNYQVINSGIIDKRISQKRVAMVRLENGGTIRREIDPKQQEDQALSDEEIIKLEQIGRMIEAHFGAPQDIEWCLAKGLFHIVQSRPITTLYPAPQADDQENHVYVSVGHQQMMTDPIKPLGMSVWSLTGGRPIFRSAGGRLFVDVTANLSSPEGRQNLLDVLGHSDPLIGDALSAIIEREGFIKSQENDQSKHNPVKSHRGMSVADILAEAGNDPNIVATLIKISEQSLSVLKHEMGPLSGTDVFDRIQEDMRQRRQLAFDQKNLSVIMAAIHASAWINEKLDEWLGQKNTADIISLSVPNNITSQMGMDLLNVCDVIRAYPDIIRFLEQADKDGNFLDKLARFEGGVKVQQAISLFLAKYGMRCTGEIDITRTRWSEKPGLLLPMLLSSIRNLEPGESKRKFEEGRQKASEKAQELLSLLKALPDGEQKAGETRQMIELIRNYIGYREYPKYDIVSRYFVYRQALLREANRLVQDGLLQEKEDAFYLTFEEFRDAVHSHALDYQLIAKRKAEYLLYEKLTPPRVITSDGEIVTGKYKRGDFPAKAIPGLAVSSGIVEGRARVVLKVEDASLEDGDILVTAFTDPSWTPLFLSIKGLVTEVGGLMTHGAVVAREYGLPAVVGVENATKLIPDKAMIRLNGSAGFVEIL, from the coding sequence ATGAAAAGCAGGAGTGTATATATTGTTGATTTTGAAAATACCGGTAAAACCGCAGTAGATCTGATAGGCGGCAAGGGTGCGAATCTTGCTGAATTGTATCACATTAAAACGCTCCATGTGCCTGAAGGGTTTTGCATAACTACGGAAGCATATAAATCGGTTACCGAAAATAACCCTGCCCTCGATGATTTGCTTGCCCGTTTAGGCCAGCTAAAAGCAACACAGGGCAAAGAGATCAGAGAAACCAGTGAACAGATCCGATGGATGATTGAAACAGCACCCATTCCAGGGCAGATTGAAACTGAAATTACCAGGCAGATTGAGCGATTTGGAAAAGAACAGGCTTTTGCAGTCCGCTCAAGTGCAACAGCAGAGGATTTGCCGGCAGCATCTTTTGCCGGCCAGCAAGACACCTACCTGAACGTCATCGGAAACCATGCTATTTTGGCATCTATCAGTAAATGCTGGGCATCATTTTTCACCGATCGCGCGGTAAGCTATCGGATTCAAAACGGATTTGACCATCGGCAGGCCAGTCTTTCGGTAATTGTGCAAAAGATGGTTTTTGCAGAGGTTGCCGGTGTGTTATTTACTGCCCATCCGGTTAACGGTAACAGAAAAGTTTCCTCAATCGACGCGAGTTTTGGTTTAGGGGAAGCGTTGGTATCGGGCCTGGTTACCGCAGACAATTATCAGGTTATTAATTCGGGCATAATTGACAAACGCATTTCTCAGAAGCGCGTGGCAATGGTGCGTTTGGAAAATGGCGGCACCATACGCAGGGAAATCGATCCAAAGCAACAGGAAGACCAGGCGCTGAGTGATGAGGAGATAATAAAGCTAGAGCAAATCGGCCGAATGATCGAAGCGCATTTCGGCGCACCTCAGGACATCGAATGGTGTTTGGCAAAGGGCCTCTTTCATATTGTACAAAGCCGCCCCATTACAACATTATATCCCGCCCCCCAAGCAGATGATCAGGAAAACCATGTATACGTTTCTGTAGGCCATCAGCAGATGATGACCGATCCCATCAAACCGCTGGGCATGTCGGTATGGTCATTAACGGGCGGGCGTCCCATCTTCAGGTCAGCAGGCGGAAGACTGTTTGTCGATGTTACTGCGAACCTGAGCTCTCCAGAGGGCAGACAAAACTTACTCGACGTTTTAGGGCACTCCGATCCGCTGATTGGAGACGCCCTGAGCGCTATCATTGAAAGGGAGGGTTTTATTAAAAGTCAGGAAAATGACCAATCCAAACACAATCCTGTAAAAAGTCATAGAGGCATGTCTGTAGCAGACATCCTGGCTGAAGCTGGCAATGACCCCAATATTGTTGCAACACTAATCAAAATTAGCGAGCAGTCCTTGTCAGTGTTAAAGCACGAAATGGGACCCCTATCGGGAACGGATGTATTTGACCGAATTCAGGAAGACATGCGGCAACGTAGGCAACTGGCATTCGACCAAAAAAACCTGAGCGTTATTATGGCAGCTATACATGCTTCTGCCTGGATAAATGAAAAGTTGGACGAATGGTTAGGTCAAAAAAACACCGCAGACATTATATCTCTTTCTGTACCGAATAACATCACTTCACAAATGGGAATGGACCTGCTTAACGTTTGTGATGTGATCAGGGCCTATCCGGACATTATCAGATTTCTGGAACAGGCTGATAAGGACGGAAACTTTCTGGATAAACTGGCCCGCTTTGAAGGCGGGGTGAAGGTTCAGCAAGCGATTTCCCTGTTCCTGGCTAAATATGGGATGCGGTGTACAGGTGAGATCGACATCACCAGAACGCGCTGGAGCGAGAAGCCGGGTTTACTCCTTCCGATGCTCCTGAGTAGCATCAGGAACCTGGAACCAGGCGAGAGCAAGCGGAAATTTGAGGAAGGGCGACAGAAAGCCAGCGAAAAAGCACAGGAGTTGTTGAGCCTGCTGAAAGCGCTGCCTGATGGTGAGCAAAAAGCCGGGGAGACAAGGCAAATGATTGAGCTGATCCGTAACTATATTGGTTACAGGGAATATCCGAAGTACGATATTGTTAGCCGTTATTTCGTTTACAGGCAGGCTCTGTTAAGGGAGGCCAATCGATTGGTACAGGATGGTTTACTTCAGGAAAAAGAAGATGCTTTTTATCTCACATTTGAGGAATTCCGCGATGCAGTGCATTCCCATGCCCTTGATTACCAATTGATAGCTAAACGCAAGGCAGAATACCTGCTATACGAGAAATTAACACCACCCCGCGTTATTACTTCGGATGGTGAGATCGTTACCGGGAAGTACAAGCGTGGGGATTTCCCGGCAAAGGCCATTCCGGGTCTCGCGGTTTCTTCCGGAATCGTGGAAGGCCGCGCCCGGGTGGTACTCAAGGTCGAAGATGCCAGTCTTGAAGATGGCGACATCCTGGT
- a CDS encoding MarR family winged helix-turn-helix transcriptional regulator, producing MSSEAVSRIRKLSQHYAYTSIEMHEHIARKAGLSGTDQKYLGFFLTKGAMTAGELAEVTGLTTGAVTGLIDRFEKRKLVKRQFAKEDRRKVLVVPETDKIMKLLAPLYKSYRSRSEELIASFTEEELEIIEKYLQSSIGIMNETVNQIKNK from the coding sequence ATGAGTAGCGAAGCAGTCAGCCGGATAAGAAAACTAAGCCAGCATTACGCCTATACTTCCATCGAGATGCATGAGCACATTGCCAGAAAGGCAGGCCTTTCAGGTACCGATCAGAAATACCTGGGCTTTTTCCTTACTAAAGGGGCCATGACTGCCGGAGAGCTTGCCGAGGTGACCGGGCTCACCACCGGTGCCGTTACAGGGCTGATTGACCGGTTTGAAAAAAGAAAACTTGTCAAAAGACAGTTCGCAAAAGAGGACAGGCGTAAAGTGCTGGTTGTGCCTGAAACCGACAAAATTATGAAGCTTTTGGCTCCGCTATATAAGAGTTACCGTAGCCGATCAGAAGAATTGATCGCTTCATTTACCGAAGAAGAGCTGGAGATCATTGAAAAGTATTTGCAAAGTTCTATCGGCATCATGAATGAAACAGTTAACCAGATAAAAAATAAATGA
- a CDS encoding DUF4142 domain-containing protein, with protein MKKYWNGLWALFFVMGLQACNNADRNVRDEKDTINRVETRTAGTNLDGDGKVFALSAATGGMMEVEAAGVAIKKSRNKLVKDFASLMLKDHGAANQELKTIAEAKGLNLPQTLPAEMAHHITELNGLEDRAFDVQYIRMMIGDHQRTVQLFTEGANLADPELKAFATKTLPVIRQHNEKAVEIGKHLNVTNANNGDDVLGISPSKIEKK; from the coding sequence ATGAAAAAGTATTGGAATGGCCTATGGGCGCTTTTTTTTGTCATGGGTTTGCAGGCATGTAACAATGCAGACCGAAACGTGCGGGATGAAAAGGACACTATCAACCGGGTTGAAACTCGTACAGCTGGTACAAATTTGGACGGTGATGGTAAAGTATTTGCATTGAGTGCTGCAACAGGTGGAATGATGGAAGTGGAGGCCGCAGGTGTAGCCATTAAAAAGAGCAGGAATAAATTGGTTAAAGATTTTGCTTCCCTGATGTTAAAGGACCATGGCGCGGCAAATCAGGAATTGAAAACAATTGCAGAAGCGAAGGGGCTTAATCTTCCGCAGACTTTGCCTGCTGAGATGGCTCATCATATTACTGAATTGAATGGTTTGGAGGACAGGGCATTTGATGTACAGTACATCCGCATGATGATTGGCGATCACCAAAGGACTGTGCAGTTATTTACAGAGGGCGCTAATCTGGCTGATCCGGAATTGAAAGCTTTTGCCACGAAAACACTTCCTGTTATCCGGCAGCATAATGAAAAGGCGGTAGAGATAGGTAAACACCTTAATGTCACTAATGCGAATAACGGGGATGATGTACTTGGTATCAGTCCTTCCAAAATCGAAAAAAAGTAA
- a CDS encoding dihydrofolate reductase family protein, with amino-acid sequence MRTVSFSMNISIDGYCDHTMFNPAEDVLEYFTGTMDDVDLLFFGRVIYQLMFPYWSDVAKDQSGTAAENRFAERFSAIDRVVVSRTLKSGDEKTRILHSNPAEELLKLKQQPGKKISVDSISMLPELIKAELIDEFNLVVHPGIVGRGRRLLDPGSLQENLNLKLDKIINFKSGCVALHYLKQ; translated from the coding sequence ATGAGAACTGTATCATTTAGTATGAACATTAGCATAGATGGCTACTGTGACCACACTATGTTTAATCCGGCTGAGGATGTATTGGAATACTTCACTGGAACGATGGACGACGTAGACCTGTTATTTTTCGGCCGCGTCATCTACCAGCTTATGTTTCCGTATTGGAGCGATGTAGCGAAAGATCAATCTGGCACAGCCGCTGAAAACAGATTTGCGGAAAGGTTTAGCGCCATTGATCGCGTTGTGGTTTCACGAACCTTGAAAAGCGGCGATGAAAAAACACGTATTCTCCACAGTAACCCTGCAGAAGAGCTGTTGAAGCTAAAACAGCAGCCCGGTAAAAAAATATCGGTAGATAGCATCAGCATGCTTCCGGAATTGATAAAAGCAGAACTTATCGACGAATTTAACCTGGTTGTTCATCCAGGGATCGTGGGGAGAGGGCGGCGATTACTGGATCCGGGAAGCCTTCAGGAAAATCTTAATCTAAAGCTGGACAAGATCATCAATTTCAAATCAGGATGCGTGGCGCTTCATTATTTGAAACAGTGA
- a CDS encoding PAS domain S-box protein produces MMKELKQRQENPAVREEKIQALQSRVDELTDFIENAAIPLHRVDKNGYITWANQAELDALGFRKEEYIGAHITDFHADQHVIDDILARLSNNETLHNYPARLKCKDGAIKHVLISSNVLRKDEEFLHTRCFTRDVTELVTEMNRKERLLLELEESEARMKMAISSTHMGTWEYTPAESNLYLSPEALGILGFSHGRAIDYAGFLKILHPEERTRIHQELNASVKAVSNEIYSTKFKIIRPSDQAERWLHLQGKITLKSAGGSTRFIGTVLDITEAVLAEEKNAQLLAIIESSNDAIISINLEGLITSWNAAAEEIFGFSQHEVLGTPAHHMIPADKQQELSGLLSRVAAGEDIHHLETRLLTKDNRTIDVAITLSQLKNPAGHLIGFSKIIRDITEKKQEEQRKNSFIAMVSHEIKTPITAVTAYLQMVLQKAQKDQDSFYINLLSRADVKIKKMTAMVQDFLNVTRLEEGKLQIIKKQFELSSMIHEVAEEGQFLTTKHTINILGCDDLKVYGDKEKLSHVLSNLLSNAIKYSPNGGYIFIKCESLNNKARISVTDQGVGIKKSDQKRIFERFYRVNNDQAQAASGFGIGLYLASEILARHNSQLQINSKEGVGSTFFFDLDIS; encoded by the coding sequence ATGATGAAAGAACTAAAGCAGAGACAGGAAAATCCCGCCGTGCGTGAAGAAAAAATCCAGGCATTACAATCACGCGTTGATGAGCTCACAGATTTCATAGAAAATGCCGCCATTCCGCTACACCGGGTAGATAAAAACGGATACATAACCTGGGCCAACCAGGCCGAACTTGACGCATTGGGTTTTAGAAAAGAAGAATACATAGGCGCCCATATAACAGATTTTCATGCAGATCAGCATGTCATAGACGATATTCTGGCCAGGCTCAGCAACAATGAGACGCTACACAATTACCCGGCCAGGCTCAAATGTAAAGATGGCGCTATTAAGCATGTATTGATCAGTTCGAACGTATTGAGAAAAGACGAAGAATTTCTCCATACACGCTGCTTTACCAGAGATGTAACAGAACTGGTAACGGAAATGAACCGTAAGGAGCGTCTGCTGCTCGAACTGGAAGAAAGTGAGGCGCGGATGAAGATGGCGATCAGTTCCACACATATGGGCACCTGGGAATACACACCTGCCGAATCCAACTTATACCTCTCACCCGAGGCGCTCGGCATCCTGGGGTTTTCGCATGGACGGGCTATTGATTATGCCGGCTTTTTAAAAATACTTCATCCAGAGGAAAGAACACGTATCCATCAGGAGTTAAATGCGTCTGTAAAGGCGGTTAGTAATGAAATCTATAGCACAAAATTCAAAATTATAAGGCCCAGCGACCAAGCAGAACGCTGGCTGCACTTACAGGGAAAAATCACCCTAAAATCTGCCGGAGGAAGTACCAGATTTATCGGAACAGTACTGGACATCACCGAGGCAGTATTAGCAGAAGAAAAAAACGCACAGCTACTCGCCATCATAGAATCCAGCAATGATGCAATCATCAGCATCAATCTGGAAGGGCTCATCACCAGCTGGAATGCCGCCGCCGAAGAAATCTTCGGCTTCAGCCAGCATGAAGTATTAGGTACGCCGGCCCACCACATGATCCCTGCTGACAAACAGCAGGAGTTATCCGGATTGCTCAGCAGAGTTGCCGCGGGCGAAGATATACACCATCTGGAAACCAGGCTGCTCACTAAGGATAATAGGACTATCGATGTGGCCATAACGCTTAGCCAGCTTAAAAACCCCGCCGGACACCTCATTGGATTTTCTAAGATCATACGCGACATCACAGAGAAGAAACAAGAAGAACAGCGGAAAAACTCTTTTATTGCCATGGTGAGCCATGAAATCAAAACTCCCATCACTGCGGTAACCGCCTACTTGCAAATGGTTCTCCAAAAGGCCCAAAAAGATCAGGATAGCTTTTATATTAACTTGTTGTCAAGAGCTGATGTGAAGATTAAAAAGATGACAGCAATGGTCCAGGATTTTCTCAACGTCACCAGGCTGGAAGAAGGCAAACTCCAGATCATTAAAAAACAATTTGAGCTTTCATCAATGATCCATGAAGTAGCTGAAGAAGGTCAATTTCTTACCACCAAACACACCATAAATATCCTTGGCTGCGACGATTTGAAGGTGTACGGCGACAAGGAAAAACTAAGCCATGTACTGAGCAATCTGCTCAGCAATGCCATCAAATATTCTCCTAATGGTGGTTATATATTTATCAAATGTGAATCTTTGAATAACAAGGCCAGAATCTCGGTTACCGATCAGGGCGTAGGTATTAAAAAATCAGATCAGAAACGCATTTTCGAAAGGTTCTATCGCGTTAACAATGACCAGGCACAGGCTGCATCTGGCTTCGGTATAGGGCTATACCTGGCTTCAGAAATTCTTGCCCGCCACAATAGCCAACTCCAGATCAACAGCAAGGAAGGCGTTGGATCTACTTTTTTCTTTGATCTTGATATCAGTTAG
- a CDS encoding sensor histidine kinase: MLMKNGPYQFSDIQFINNLHFAYDINAETLLFISQEIKQLLGIGDGDISSAALIQRVHEDDLPLLLEQLKQLKEGNFNGQIQFRARGPENYRWFRMLPLLARSGAQTLLLGNINDITDEIAQVEMIAKYTHKKNSILHMLGHDLRGPINIAQTVLQLMKHDASSELMQQRAQHVSETLTESLKMINSLLSREFMETTDITLYKKRINIVKKIAEYIEEYRRSTTTKRTFTFFSNKDEIYLMLDEAKFMQVMNNLMSNALKFTHPGDTVTVTITQEPEMVRFSFTDTGIGIPEDQLPRIFDKFTSAGRNGLNGEPTTGLGLSVVKDIVSWHGGKIWCQSEVNKGTTFIINIPINISTA, encoded by the coding sequence ATGCTTATGAAAAACGGCCCTTACCAATTCAGCGATATCCAGTTTATAAACAACCTGCATTTCGCCTACGATATAAATGCGGAGACCCTGCTTTTTATTTCCCAGGAAATCAAACAACTATTAGGGATAGGCGATGGAGATATTTCATCTGCCGCATTAATTCAAAGGGTACATGAAGATGACCTTCCCCTGTTGCTGGAGCAGCTGAAACAATTAAAGGAAGGTAACTTCAATGGTCAGATCCAGTTCCGGGCAAGGGGCCCCGAAAACTACCGCTGGTTCAGAATGCTTCCCCTGTTGGCACGCAGCGGTGCTCAAACATTATTGCTGGGCAACATCAATGACATTACCGATGAAATAGCCCAGGTAGAAATGATTGCCAAGTATACCCATAAAAAAAACTCTATACTCCATATGCTGGGGCATGATCTGCGTGGCCCTATAAACATAGCGCAAACCGTATTGCAACTTATGAAGCACGATGCCTCCAGCGAACTGATGCAGCAAAGGGCGCAGCATGTAAGCGAAACACTAACAGAATCGCTAAAAATGATCAATAGCCTGCTGAGCCGCGAGTTTATGGAAACTACGGACATCACCCTGTATAAAAAACGGATCAATATTGTGAAAAAGATTGCAGAGTATATAGAGGAATACCGTCGTTCTACCACTACCAAACGCACTTTCACTTTCTTTAGCAATAAAGACGAGATTTATCTTATGCTCGATGAAGCCAAATTCATGCAGGTAATGAATAACCTGATGTCTAATGCACTTAAATTTACCCACCCGGGAGATACAGTTACAGTTACCATAACACAAGAACCAGAAATGGTGCGCTTTTCATTTACAGACACTGGCATTGGAATCCCCGAAGATCAGCTTCCCCGGATATTCGATAAATTCACTTCAGCAGGCCGAAATGGATTAAACGGCGAGCCAACCACAGGGCTTGGCCTTTCTGTAGTTAAGGATATTGTAAGCTGGCATGGCGGGAAAATATGGTGCCAAAGTGAAGTAAACAAAGGTACCACGTTTATAATAAATATACCAATCAATATATCAACTGCATAG
- the dinB gene encoding DNA polymerase IV has product MSAEKQIIHMDQDAFFVSVEVKKDSSLVGKPVIIGGSSDRGVVASCSYEARKFGVHSAMSSRMAKMLCPHAIFIRGNMDEYSKASHEITDILKDRVPLIEKASIDEHYIDMTGMDRFHSTEKYAHELRALVMRETGLPISFGLSVNKTVSKMATNECKPNGELNIIQPEVQNFLNPLSIRKIPGLGEKTFVKLSDMGIKKIYTLAQVHPEQMNFLLGKSGLSLLQKARGIDNSPVIPYSEQKSIGTQCTFNADSINIEMINNLLVAQVMDVAFQLREKKKLTACVTVTIRYANFETETRQMAIGYTSLDTVLIAAAKDLFKKMYNRRMLLRLVGVRLSNLVSGFEQIDLYSESQEQYSLVQALDKIRRRFGQDAVTRAAVMDIKL; this is encoded by the coding sequence ATGTCAGCAGAAAAGCAGATCATACATATGGATCAGGATGCCTTTTTTGTGTCTGTAGAAGTCAAAAAAGATTCGTCACTGGTTGGAAAGCCTGTGATTATTGGAGGTAGCTCTGATAGAGGGGTGGTGGCCTCATGTAGTTATGAAGCCCGTAAATTCGGTGTGCATTCGGCAATGTCTTCGCGTATGGCCAAAATGCTTTGCCCGCATGCTATTTTCATCAGAGGGAATATGGATGAATATTCCAAGGCTTCCCATGAGATTACGGATATCCTTAAAGACCGTGTGCCCCTGATTGAAAAGGCCAGTATAGATGAGCACTACATTGACATGACAGGCATGGACCGTTTTCACAGTACAGAAAAATATGCCCATGAGCTACGGGCCCTGGTGATGAGAGAAACAGGACTGCCCATTTCGTTTGGCTTATCGGTAAATAAAACGGTATCTAAAATGGCCACCAACGAGTGTAAGCCTAATGGTGAACTGAACATTATTCAGCCGGAAGTGCAGAATTTTTTAAATCCCTTGTCTATCCGCAAAATTCCTGGCTTAGGAGAAAAAACCTTTGTTAAGCTGAGCGACATGGGGATCAAAAAAATATACACCCTGGCGCAGGTACATCCCGAACAAATGAATTTTTTGCTGGGAAAGTCTGGCCTGTCTTTGCTGCAGAAAGCCAGGGGGATAGACAACAGCCCGGTAATCCCTTATTCTGAACAGAAATCTATCGGTACCCAATGTACCTTTAATGCAGATTCCATTAATATAGAAATGATCAACAACCTGCTGGTAGCGCAGGTAATGGATGTTGCTTTTCAGCTCAGGGAAAAGAAAAAACTTACCGCCTGCGTTACCGTGACCATTCGATATGCCAATTTTGAAACGGAAACCAGGCAAATGGCAATTGGCTATACCTCACTGGATACGGTGCTTATAGCTGCTGCAAAAGACCTTTTTAAAAAGATGTACAATAGAAGAATGTTGCTCAGACTGGTTGGGGTGCGCCTGTCTAACCTGGTGAGCGGATTTGAGCAGATTGACTTGTATAGTGAATCGCAGGAGCAATACAGCCTGGTGCAGGCACTGGATAAAATACGCAGAAGGTTTGGGCAGGATGCGGTAACCAGGGCTGCAGTGATGGACATTAAATTATAG